In Silene latifolia isolate original U9 population chromosome X, ASM4854445v1, whole genome shotgun sequence, the following proteins share a genomic window:
- the LOC141621077 gene encoding uncharacterized protein LOC141621077, giving the protein MTALVCGKRCHAFEDNLDTYYPSFKKHHSSSLFNKNTLINQLKNTFPLVDPQTLDKTLQDCNLDLDTTTHKLQELYNAQEQQQEDVHVLSEKDIKWVELFVKEMTCATSLDEAKSRAARILAARDQDQTVTTDKLNEENLKLGQENCVLRRLVVVQHEKLKGYDENKQEVEKLNCMLSKCREELRVSEINNYTLKMHLDQAVRFGGSSLINTFNLPPDVY; this is encoded by the coding sequence ATGACGGCATTAGTGTGTGGAAAAAGATGTCATGCCTTTGAAGACAACCTTGATACATACTACCCTTCCTTCAAAAAACACCATTCTTCATCTTTATTCAACAAAAACACCCTTATTAACCAACTCAAGAATACCTTCCCTCTCGTCGACCCGCAAACCCTAGACAAAACCCTCCAAGATTGTAATCTCGACCTCGATACAACCACTCACAAGCTCCAAGAACTTTACAATgcacaagaacaacaacaagaaGACGTACATGTACTTAGTGAAAAAGACATTAAATGGGTGGAGTTATTCGTCAAGGAGATGACTTGTGCTACAAGTCTAGACGAAGCAAAGTCACGCGCAGCCAGGATTCTAGCTGCGCGTGACCAAGATCAGACTGTGACAACCGATAAGCTGAATGAAGAAAATTTGAAACTCGGTCAAGAGAATTGTGTACTTAGAAGGTTAGTTGTGGTGCAACATGAGAAGCTTAAAGGGTACGACGAAAATAAACAAGAAGTCGAGAAGTTGAATTGCATGCTTTCGAAGTGTAGGGAAGAATTACGAGTGtcggaaattaataattatacgTTGAAGATGCATCTTGATCAGGCGGTCCGATTTGGTGGTTCGTCGTTGATTAATACGTTTAATTTACCTCCCGATGTTTATTAG